In Streptomyces ambofaciens ATCC 23877, a single genomic region encodes these proteins:
- a CDS encoding YeeE/YedE family protein, which produces MTTAPPAGSAPAAPPRAPAVLFTPSPTSSARPEAPPLPPVRRTPLVVSGLLAVALTTYVWSAHGAKPGVLLLLGLGLGVALFHSRFGFTSAWRQLVAVGNGSGLRAHALLLGTTATLFALLIGTGTGLFGSQPAPSAGPIGVGLLAGSVLFAIGMQLGGACASGTLFAVGSGQTSIVLTLGGFIAGATLAAWQFDLWKDLPAWEPVVLSDHVGWFGSWAVTIAALLLVVFVTRRVQARRNPPPLGAVPSARGAAVRALRGSWPLAAGALVLAVLGAGVLWVSGGAWGVTSAFSLWGSELVGALGGHPENWTWWQRPGNAEMLAGPVLADKTSLTDIGIMIGAAVAAAVGGTWALHRGIPWRTALAAVLGGVLMGIGARLAGGCNIGAYLAGIASGSLSGWLWGAFALAGTWVGLKLRPLFGLGNPKPGDGVC; this is translated from the coding sequence GTGACCACCGCACCCCCAGCCGGGTCGGCCCCGGCCGCCCCGCCGCGCGCGCCCGCCGTCCTGTTCACCCCGTCCCCCACCTCCTCGGCCCGGCCCGAGGCGCCGCCCCTGCCCCCGGTGCGGCGGACGCCCCTGGTGGTGTCCGGACTGCTCGCCGTCGCGCTGACCACGTACGTCTGGTCCGCGCACGGTGCCAAGCCGGGCGTACTGCTCCTGCTCGGCCTCGGCCTGGGCGTCGCTCTCTTCCACTCCCGGTTCGGCTTCACCTCCGCCTGGCGGCAACTGGTCGCGGTCGGCAACGGCTCCGGGCTGCGCGCGCACGCCCTGCTGCTCGGCACCACCGCCACCCTCTTCGCGCTGCTCATCGGCACGGGCACCGGACTGTTCGGCTCGCAGCCGGCACCGTCCGCCGGGCCGATCGGCGTCGGGCTGCTGGCGGGGTCGGTGCTCTTCGCGATCGGCATGCAGCTCGGTGGCGCGTGCGCCTCGGGCACCCTGTTCGCCGTCGGCTCGGGACAGACGTCGATCGTCCTCACCCTGGGCGGCTTCATCGCCGGGGCCACCCTCGCGGCCTGGCAGTTCGACCTGTGGAAGGACCTCCCGGCCTGGGAGCCCGTGGTCCTGTCCGACCACGTCGGCTGGTTCGGCTCATGGGCGGTGACGATCGCCGCGCTGCTGCTGGTGGTGTTCGTCACGCGGCGCGTCCAGGCCCGCCGCAACCCGCCGCCCCTCGGTGCCGTGCCCTCGGCGCGCGGCGCGGCCGTGCGGGCCCTGCGCGGCTCCTGGCCGCTGGCCGCCGGAGCTCTGGTGCTGGCCGTGCTGGGCGCGGGCGTCCTGTGGGTCTCGGGCGGCGCCTGGGGTGTCACCAGCGCCTTCAGCCTCTGGGGCTCCGAACTGGTGGGTGCCCTCGGCGGCCACCCGGAGAACTGGACGTGGTGGCAGCGGCCCGGCAACGCCGAGATGCTGGCGGGCCCGGTGCTCGCCGACAAGACCAGCCTCACCGACATCGGCATCATGATCGGCGCCGCCGTGGCCGCGGCGGTCGGCGGCACCTGGGCCCTGCACCGGGGCATCCCCTGGCGCACGGCGCTCGCGGCGGTGCTGGGCGGTGTGCTGATGGGCATCGGCGCCCGCCTGGCCGGCGGCTGCAACATCGGCGCCTATCTGGCGGGCATCGCCTCGGGCAGCCTCAGCGGCTGGCTGTGGGGCGCCTTCGCCCTGGCCGGTACCTGGGTGGGCCTCAAGCTGCGCCCCCTCTTCGGTCTCGGCAACCCCAAGCCGGGCGACGGCGTCTGCTGA
- a CDS encoding TetR/AcrR family transcriptional regulator: MATGHTDPQRRERIIDATLDLIAEEGIARVSHRKIATRAGVPLGSMTYHFSGIDQLLREAFGRFTDHIVAVFDEHLGAAADREQAREAVADLVHLLSEGSQRDLVLTQELYTLAARQPAYRELTHEWMRRSRVHLEKHFDPDTARQLDALIEGLTLHRALAREPHGRALTREAIARVTTTDRRTTTDRRTTTDRRAP, from the coding sequence ATGGCAACCGGACACACCGACCCGCAGCGGCGCGAGCGGATCATCGACGCCACCCTCGACCTGATCGCCGAGGAGGGCATCGCGCGCGTCTCCCACCGGAAGATCGCCACCCGGGCCGGGGTCCCCCTGGGCTCGATGACCTACCACTTCAGCGGCATCGACCAGCTGCTGCGGGAGGCTTTCGGCCGCTTCACGGACCACATCGTCGCGGTGTTCGACGAGCACCTCGGTGCCGCGGCCGACCGCGAGCAGGCCCGGGAGGCGGTGGCCGACCTCGTGCACCTGCTGTCCGAGGGGAGCCAGCGGGACCTGGTGCTCACCCAGGAGCTCTACACACTGGCCGCGCGGCAGCCGGCCTACCGGGAACTCACCCACGAGTGGATGCGCCGCAGCCGTGTCCACCTGGAGAAGCACTTCGACCCGGACACGGCCCGCCAGCTGGACGCCCTCATCGAAGGGCTGACGCTGCACCGCGCCCTGGCCCGGGAGCCCCACGGGCGGGCCCTCACCCGGGAGGCCATCGCCCGCGTCACCACCACGGACCGGCGCACCACCACGGACCGGCGCACCACCACGGACCGGCGCGCCCCGTAG
- a CDS encoding Cmx/CmrA family chloramphenicol efflux MFS transporter translates to MPLAVYILGLSVFALGTSEFMLSGLLPPIADDMDVSIPQAGLLISAFAIGMVVGAPLLAAATLRLPRKTTLVTLISVFGLGQVAGALATTYEILFVSRVVSALACAGFWAVGAAVAIAMVPKTARARAMAVMIGGLSIANVLGVPAGAFLGEHLGWRSAFWAVGAASAVALVGVVTLIPRIPLPERRPRLRGELAIYRDRQVWLSIVVTALAAGGVFCAFSYLAPLLTDVAGLTDGWVPAVLALFGVGALIGTTIGGRIADAHLFGVLLSGITASTVLLAALALFASSPAVVIALSLLLGVSAFYTAPALNARMFNVAGAAPTLAGATTTAAFNLGNTGGPWLGGTVIDAGLGYAATAWAGAAMTLVAIAFVGVSLRLHSRSRVVMGALAAEPASADLGRRV, encoded by the coding sequence ATGCCGCTCGCCGTCTACATCCTCGGCCTCTCCGTCTTCGCGCTCGGCACGAGCGAGTTCATGCTCTCCGGCCTGTTGCCGCCCATCGCCGACGACATGGACGTGTCCATTCCGCAGGCCGGGCTGCTGATATCCGCCTTCGCGATCGGCATGGTGGTCGGTGCGCCGCTGCTCGCGGCCGCGACCCTGCGGCTGCCGCGGAAGACCACTCTGGTCACGCTGATCTCGGTGTTCGGCCTCGGCCAGGTCGCGGGCGCGTTGGCGACGACGTACGAGATCCTGTTCGTCTCCAGGGTCGTCAGCGCCCTGGCGTGTGCCGGTTTCTGGGCGGTGGGCGCCGCCGTCGCCATCGCGATGGTGCCGAAGACCGCCCGGGCCCGTGCGATGGCGGTGATGATCGGCGGACTGTCCATCGCCAACGTCCTCGGTGTGCCGGCGGGTGCCTTCCTCGGCGAGCACCTGGGATGGCGGTCGGCGTTCTGGGCCGTGGGCGCGGCGTCGGCCGTCGCGCTCGTCGGTGTGGTGACCCTGATCCCGCGCATCCCGCTGCCCGAGCGGCGGCCCCGGCTCCGGGGCGAGCTGGCGATCTACCGCGACCGGCAGGTCTGGCTGTCCATCGTCGTGACCGCGCTCGCGGCCGGCGGTGTGTTCTGCGCCTTCTCGTACCTGGCGCCGCTGCTCACGGACGTGGCCGGGCTGACGGACGGCTGGGTGCCCGCCGTGCTGGCGCTGTTCGGTGTCGGCGCGCTGATCGGCACGACGATCGGCGGCCGGATCGCCGACGCGCACCTCTTCGGCGTGCTGCTCTCCGGCATCACCGCCTCCACCGTGCTGCTGGCCGCGCTGGCGTTGTTCGCGTCGAGTCCCGCCGTCGTGATCGCCCTTTCCCTGCTCCTCGGCGTCTCGGCCTTCTACACGGCACCGGCGCTCAACGCCCGTATGTTCAACGTGGCCGGCGCCGCGCCCACCCTCGCGGGGGCGACGACGACCGCCGCGTTCAACCTGGGCAACACCGGTGGTCCCTGGCTCGGCGGCACGGTGATCGACGCGGGCCTCGGCTACGCGGCCACCGCCTGGGCCGGCGCGGCGATGACCCTCGTCGCGATCGCCTTCGTCGGCGTGTCCCTGCGGCTGCACAGCCGCTCGCGCGTCGTCATGGGCGCCCTGGCGGCCGAGCCCGCGAGCGCGGACCTCGGCCGGCGGGTGTGA
- a CDS encoding SGNH/GDSL hydrolase family protein — MPKHALRRVMTATAAAVGTLALGLTDATAHATPAPPLDYVALGDSYSAGSGVLPVDPTQLLCLRSTANYPHVIAAATGARLKDVTCGAAQTAHFTQAQYPGVAPQVNALTAETDLVTLTIGGNDNSTFINAITACGTAGILSGGKGSPCKDRHGTSFDDQIETNTYPALKAALLSVRAKAPGARVAALGYPWITPATADPSCFAKLPIAAGDVPYLRGIQAHLNDAVERAAEETGATFVDFSSVSEGHDACKASGTRWIEPLLFGQSLVPVHPNALGERRMAERTMDVLGLS; from the coding sequence ATGCCGAAGCATGCCCTTCGCCGTGTCATGACCGCGACAGCAGCCGCAGTCGGCACGCTGGCCCTCGGTCTCACCGACGCCACCGCGCACGCCACCCCCGCCCCTCCCCTGGACTACGTCGCTCTCGGCGACAGCTACAGCGCCGGCTCGGGCGTCCTGCCCGTGGATCCCACCCAACTGCTCTGCCTGCGTTCCACGGCGAACTACCCCCACGTCATCGCCGCCGCCACCGGCGCCCGGCTCAAGGACGTGACCTGCGGCGCCGCCCAGACCGCCCACTTCACGCAGGCGCAGTACCCGGGCGTCGCCCCCCAGGTGAACGCCCTCACCGCCGAGACGGACCTGGTCACGCTGACCATCGGCGGCAACGACAACAGCACGTTCATCAACGCCATCACGGCCTGCGGCACCGCGGGCATCCTCAGCGGGGGCAAGGGCAGCCCCTGCAAGGACAGACACGGCACGTCCTTCGACGACCAGATCGAGACCAACACCTATCCCGCACTCAAGGCGGCCCTGCTGAGCGTCCGCGCCAAGGCGCCGGGCGCCCGGGTGGCGGCCCTGGGCTACCCGTGGATCACACCCGCCACCGCCGACCCGTCCTGCTTCGCGAAGCTGCCCATCGCCGCCGGCGACGTCCCGTACCTGAGGGGCATCCAGGCCCACCTCAACGACGCGGTCGAGCGCGCCGCCGAGGAGACCGGCGCCACCTTCGTGGACTTCTCCTCGGTGTCGGAGGGCCACGACGCGTGCAAGGCGTCCGGCACCCGGTGGATCGAACCGCTGCTCTTCGGCCAGAGCCTGGTCCCCGTCCACCCCAACGCCCTCGGGGAGCGGCGCATGGCCGAGCGGACCATGGACGTCCTCGGCCTGAGCTGA
- a CDS encoding sugar O-acetyltransferase, translating into MPTDHFAQDPRTNLERMLAGDLYIADDPEIARRQQRAVRLAARYQAAYVDDAAAAQPVLAELLGSLGAEAHVRPPLYVDYGSNITIGARTFVNYNLTALDVAAITIGEDCQIGPNVQLLTPTHPLEAEPRRDKLEAARPITIGDNVWLGGGAIVLPGVTIGDNSVIGAGAVVTKDVPAGVVAVGNPARPVRNV; encoded by the coding sequence ATGCCGACGGACCACTTCGCACAGGACCCCCGAACGAACCTCGAACGCATGCTGGCGGGCGACCTCTACATCGCCGACGATCCGGAGATCGCCCGCAGACAGCAGCGGGCCGTGCGGCTGGCCGCCCGCTACCAGGCGGCCTACGTGGACGACGCGGCGGCGGCGCAGCCGGTCCTCGCGGAACTGCTCGGCTCCCTGGGCGCCGAGGCGCACGTGCGGCCACCGCTGTACGTCGACTACGGCAGCAACATCACGATCGGCGCGCGCACCTTCGTCAACTACAACCTGACGGCGCTGGACGTCGCGGCGATCACCATCGGCGAGGACTGCCAGATCGGGCCGAACGTCCAGCTGCTCACCCCCACGCACCCGCTCGAGGCCGAGCCGCGGCGCGACAAGCTGGAGGCCGCCCGGCCCATCACCATCGGCGACAACGTGTGGCTGGGCGGCGGCGCCATCGTGCTGCCCGGCGTGACCATCGGCGACAACTCCGTCATCGGTGCCGGGGCGGTCGTCACCAAGGACGTGCCCGCGGGTGTCGTCGCCGTGGGCAACCCGGCCCGGCCGGTGCGGAACGTGTAA
- the htpG gene encoding molecular chaperone HtpG: MPTETFEFQVEARQLLQLMIHSVYSNKDVFLRELVSNASDALDKLRLAALRDDVTDVDVTDLHIELEADKEARTLTVRDNGIGMSYDEVTHLIGTIANSGTAKFLQELREAEDAAGADGLIGQFGVGFYSGFMVADEVTLVTRRAGEAKGTRWTSRGEGTYTLETVDEAPQGTSVTLHLKPADSENQLHDYTSTWKIKEIVKRYSDFITWPIRLLPEPGEDGAEAREAETLNSMKALWARPRDEVSDDEYHELYKHIAHDWREPLETIRLQAEGTFEYQALLFVPSHAPHDLFTQGYQRGVQLYVKRVFIMDDCEELLPPYLRFVKGVVDAQDLSLNVSREILQQDRHIRMIQRRLTKKVLATIKDLRSSAPDRYTTFWREFGAVLKEGLVTDSENRDAILAAASFATTHDADEPTTLQGYVERMKDGQSDIYFMTGESRQAIEDSPHMEAFRAKGVEVLLLTDAVDEVWVDAVAEFEGKRLRSVAKGEVDLGGDEDEKSDAEKTQQSEEYAGLLGWMTEHLGEDVKEVRLSSRLTVSPACVVSDANELTPALENMYRAMGQEVPHAKRILELNPEHQLVKSLNRAYTQQQDRAELTETADLLHALAVLAEGGRPKEPARFVKLVADRLERTL, encoded by the coding sequence ATGCCGACCGAAACGTTTGAGTTCCAGGTAGAGGCGCGTCAGCTTCTTCAGCTGATGATTCACTCCGTCTACTCGAACAAGGATGTCTTCCTGCGCGAGCTCGTCTCCAACGCCTCCGACGCGTTGGACAAGCTGCGTCTCGCGGCCCTGCGGGACGACGTCACCGACGTCGACGTGACCGACCTGCACATCGAGCTCGAGGCCGACAAGGAGGCCCGCACCCTCACCGTGCGGGACAACGGCATCGGGATGTCGTACGACGAGGTCACCCACCTCATCGGCACCATCGCCAACTCGGGCACGGCCAAGTTCCTCCAGGAGCTGCGCGAGGCCGAGGACGCCGCCGGGGCCGACGGACTCATCGGGCAGTTCGGCGTCGGCTTCTACTCGGGCTTCATGGTGGCCGACGAGGTCACCCTGGTGACCCGGCGGGCCGGCGAGGCCAAGGGCACCCGCTGGACGTCGCGCGGCGAGGGCACGTACACGCTGGAGACGGTCGACGAGGCGCCGCAGGGCACCTCGGTCACCCTGCACCTCAAGCCCGCGGACTCCGAGAACCAGCTCCACGACTACACCTCCACCTGGAAGATCAAGGAGATCGTCAAGCGCTACTCGGACTTCATCACCTGGCCGATCCGCCTGCTGCCGGAGCCGGGCGAGGACGGCGCCGAGGCCCGCGAGGCCGAGACGCTCAACTCGATGAAGGCGCTGTGGGCGCGTCCGCGCGACGAGGTGTCCGACGACGAGTACCACGAGCTGTACAAGCACATCGCCCATGACTGGCGTGAGCCGCTGGAGACGATCCGGCTCCAGGCGGAGGGCACCTTCGAGTACCAGGCCCTGCTGTTCGTGCCCTCGCACGCCCCGCACGACCTGTTCACCCAGGGCTACCAGCGCGGTGTTCAGCTCTACGTGAAGCGCGTCTTCATCATGGACGACTGCGAGGAACTGCTGCCGCCGTACCTCCGCTTCGTCAAGGGCGTCGTCGACGCCCAGGACCTCTCGCTCAACGTCTCCCGCGAGATCCTCCAGCAGGACCGCCACATCCGCATGATCCAGCGCCGCCTGACGAAGAAGGTGCTGGCCACGATCAAGGACCTGAGGTCGTCCGCGCCGGACCGGTACACCACGTTCTGGCGGGAGTTCGGTGCCGTCCTGAAGGAGGGGCTGGTGACCGACTCCGAGAACCGGGACGCGATCCTCGCCGCCGCCTCGTTCGCGACCACGCACGACGCCGACGAGCCGACCACGCTCCAGGGTTACGTGGAGCGCATGAAGGACGGTCAGAGCGACATCTACTTCATGACGGGCGAGTCCCGGCAGGCCATCGAGGACTCCCCGCACATGGAGGCGTTCCGGGCCAAGGGCGTCGAGGTCCTCCTGCTCACCGACGCGGTGGACGAGGTCTGGGTCGACGCGGTGGCGGAGTTCGAGGGCAAGCGGCTGCGCTCGGTGGCCAAGGGTGAGGTCGACCTCGGTGGTGACGAGGACGAGAAGAGCGACGCCGAGAAGACCCAGCAGAGCGAGGAGTACGCCGGACTGCTCGGCTGGATGACGGAGCACCTGGGCGAGGACGTCAAGGAGGTCCGCCTCTCCTCCCGGCTCACCGTCTCGCCGGCCTGCGTGGTCTCCGACGCGAACGAGCTCACGCCCGCGCTGGAGAACATGTACCGGGCGATGGGCCAGGAGGTGCCGCACGCCAAGCGGATCCTCGAACTCAACCCGGAGCACCAGCTGGTGAAGTCCCTGAACCGGGCCTACACGCAGCAGCAGGACCGGGCGGAGCTCACCGAGACGGCGGATCTCCTCCACGCCCTGGCGGTACTCGCCGAGGGCGGCCGGCCCAAGGAGCCGGCCCGGTTCGTGAAGCTGGTGGCGGACCGCCTGGAGCGCACGCTGTAG
- a CDS encoding helix-turn-helix transcriptional regulator — translation MQKTSARLLSLLSLLQARRDWPGAVLAERLDVSPRTLRRDVDRLRELGYPVVAVKGPDGGYRLDAGTRLPPLLFDDEQAVALAVALRTATLTGAGIEDGAARALTTLRQVLPARLRHRVDALQVTAVERAAPRPLPQADSGVLMALSAAVQAHEVLRFDHARPYPPDTDGTADAPPRRVEPHHLVTQGGRWYLVAWDLERADWRVFRADRITPRSPTGPRFTPRELPGGDVAAFVTGRFRGSDRSPDWPCRGEVVLRLPAAAVSAHAPAGTVEALGPDRCRLSLGSWSWPALAAAVVVFDTDVEVVGPPALREAFALLARRCTAAARSTPSATATSTADPAPDG, via the coding sequence GGACGTCAGCCCGCGCACCCTGCGCCGCGACGTCGACCGGCTCCGGGAACTCGGCTATCCCGTCGTGGCCGTCAAGGGCCCGGACGGGGGGTACCGGCTCGACGCCGGGACCCGTCTGCCCCCGCTGCTCTTCGACGACGAACAAGCCGTCGCCCTGGCCGTCGCCCTGCGGACCGCCACCCTGACGGGCGCCGGCATCGAGGACGGAGCGGCGCGCGCGCTGACCACCCTCCGGCAGGTCCTGCCCGCCCGCCTGCGCCATCGCGTCGACGCCCTTCAGGTCACCGCGGTCGAGCGGGCCGCGCCACGGCCGCTGCCGCAGGCCGACAGCGGTGTCCTCATGGCGCTCAGCGCCGCCGTCCAGGCCCACGAGGTCCTGCGCTTCGACCACGCCCGGCCGTATCCGCCGGACACCGACGGCACGGCGGACGCGCCGCCCCGCCGGGTCGAGCCCCACCATCTGGTCACCCAGGGCGGGCGCTGGTACCTCGTCGCCTGGGACCTGGAACGCGCGGACTGGCGCGTCTTCCGCGCGGACCGCATCACTCCGCGCTCCCCCACCGGGCCCCGCTTCACGCCACGGGAGCTGCCGGGCGGGGATGTGGCCGCTTTCGTGACCGGCCGGTTCCGCGGTTCCGACCGGTCGCCCGACTGGCCCTGCCGCGGGGAGGTCGTCCTGCGCCTGCCCGCGGCCGCGGTGTCGGCCCACGCCCCCGCGGGGACCGTCGAGGCGCTCGGCCCGGACCGCTGTCGGCTCAGCCTCGGTTCCTGGTCCTGGCCCGCCCTCGCCGCCGCCGTCGTCGTCTTCGACACGGACGTGGAAGTGGTCGGCCCGCCCGCGCTCAGGGAAGCCTTCGCCCTCCTCGCCCGCCGCTGCACCGCCGCGGCGCGGTCCACGCCCAGCGCGACCGCGACGTCGACGGCGGACCCGGCGCCCGACGGGTGA
- the ligA gene encoding NAD-dependent DNA ligase LigA, producing MTTPAAVIVDSAAYAQAVEDAARAAAAYYAGGSSPLDDATYDRLARGIAAWEAEHPDEVLPDSPTGKVAGGAAEGDVPHTVPMLSLDNVFSPEEFLAWTVSLARRTGREVDRFVVGPKLDGLAVAARYRAGRLTRLITRGDGTAGEDVSHAIGTVEGLPETLAEPVTVEIRGEILMTTAQFEHANEVRTGHGGQPFANPRNAAAGTLRARERAYTVPMTFFGYGMLPLPETDAVLAGRLDDLAQSDLMSMAAGLGVHTSAGTAVPDVVVTTPEQVVARVRETAALRAELPFGIDGIVVKADLAADRRAAGSGSRAPRWAVAYKLPAVERITRLLEVEWNVGRTGVIAPRGVLEPVVIDGSTITYATLHNPADITRRGLRLGDHVMVHRAGDVIPRIEAPVAHLRTGDERPIAFPSVCPRCGSDIDTSQERWRCAQGRNCHLVASLAYAAGRDQLDIEGLGATRVVQLVEAGLVADLADLFTLGREQLLGLDRMGQTSTDNLLAALAAAKEQPLSRVLCALGVRGTGRSMSRRIARHFATMDHIRAADADAMQQVEGIGPEKAPSIVAEIAELAPLIDKLAAAGVGMTEPGATPPPVTGADAEEEDGGSPVAAPGAAGPLAGMRVVVTGAMTGSLEKLSRNEMNELVERAGGHSSSSVSRKTTLVVAGEGAGSKRAKAEQLGIRLATPEEFAALVAGLLD from the coding sequence ATGACGACACCTGCAGCAGTGATCGTGGACTCCGCCGCCTACGCACAGGCGGTCGAGGACGCCGCACGCGCGGCCGCCGCCTACTACGCGGGCGGTTCCTCGCCACTGGACGACGCGACGTACGACCGGTTGGCGAGAGGGATCGCCGCCTGGGAGGCCGAGCACCCGGACGAGGTGCTGCCCGACTCTCCCACCGGCAAGGTCGCGGGCGGCGCGGCCGAGGGCGACGTGCCGCACACGGTGCCGATGCTCAGCCTCGACAACGTCTTCTCACCGGAGGAGTTCCTTGCCTGGACGGTGTCGCTCGCCCGGCGTACGGGCCGTGAGGTCGACCGGTTCGTTGTGGGCCCCAAGCTGGACGGGCTCGCCGTCGCCGCCCGCTACCGCGCGGGCCGCCTCACCCGGCTGATCACCCGCGGTGACGGGACGGCCGGGGAGGACGTCTCGCATGCCATCGGCACCGTCGAAGGGCTGCCCGAGACGCTCGCGGAGCCGGTCACCGTGGAGATACGCGGTGAGATCCTCATGACGACGGCCCAGTTCGAGCACGCGAACGAGGTCCGCACGGGACACGGCGGGCAGCCGTTCGCCAACCCGCGCAACGCCGCCGCGGGCACGCTGCGGGCAAGGGAGCGGGCGTACACGGTCCCGATGACGTTCTTCGGGTACGGCATGCTGCCCCTGCCGGAGACCGATGCCGTACTCGCCGGACGGCTGGACGATCTCGCCCAGAGCGACCTGATGTCCATGGCTGCCGGCCTCGGCGTGCACACCAGCGCCGGCACCGCGGTCCCGGACGTGGTCGTCACCACGCCGGAGCAGGTCGTGGCCCGGGTCCGGGAGACAGCGGCCCTGCGTGCCGAACTCCCCTTCGGCATCGACGGGATCGTCGTCAAGGCCGACCTCGCCGCCGACCGGCGGGCCGCCGGATCCGGTTCCCGGGCACCCCGATGGGCGGTCGCGTACAAGCTGCCGGCCGTGGAGAGGATCACGCGGCTGCTGGAGGTGGAGTGGAACGTGGGCCGCACCGGTGTCATCGCCCCGCGCGGCGTCCTGGAGCCGGTGGTGATCGACGGCTCCACGATCACCTACGCCACCCTGCACAATCCGGCCGACATCACCCGGCGCGGCCTGCGTCTGGGCGACCACGTCATGGTCCACCGCGCCGGCGACGTCATCCCCCGGATCGAGGCCCCGGTCGCCCATCTGCGCACGGGGGACGAGCGGCCCATAGCGTTCCCCTCCGTGTGCCCGCGCTGCGGGTCGGACATCGACACGAGCCAGGAACGCTGGCGCTGCGCCCAGGGCCGCAACTGCCACCTGGTCGCCTCGCTCGCCTACGCCGCCGGCCGCGACCAGCTGGACATCGAGGGGCTGGGCGCCACCCGTGTCGTCCAGCTCGTCGAGGCCGGGCTCGTCGCCGATCTCGCCGACCTGTTCACCCTCGGGCGCGAGCAGTTGCTCGGCCTGGACCGGATGGGGCAGACCAGTACCGACAACCTGCTCGCCGCGCTCGCCGCGGCGAAGGAGCAGCCGCTGTCACGGGTGCTCTGCGCCCTGGGGGTCCGGGGCACCGGCCGTTCCATGTCCCGGCGCATCGCCCGGCACTTCGCCACTATGGACCACATCCGCGCCGCCGACGCCGACGCCATGCAGCAGGTCGAGGGCATCGGGCCGGAGAAGGCCCCCTCCATCGTGGCGGAGATCGCCGAACTCGCTCCGCTCATCGACAAGCTCGCCGCCGCGGGCGTGGGGATGACCGAGCCGGGCGCCACCCCGCCCCCGGTCACCGGTGCCGACGCCGAGGAGGAGGACGGGGGGAGCCCGGTCGCGGCGCCGGGAGCGGCCGGCCCGTTGGCCGGGATGAGGGTGGTGGTCACCGGTGCGATGACGGGAAGCCTGGAGAAGCTCTCGCGCAACGAGATGAACGAACTCGTCGAGCGGGCCGGCGGTCACTCCTCCTCCAGCGTCTCCAGGAAGACGACACTCGTCGTCGCGGGCGAGGGCGCCGGCTCCAAGCGGGCCAAGGCGGAACAACTCGGCATCCGCTTGGCGACCCCGGAGGAGTTCGCCGCCCTGGTCGCCGGCCTCCTCGACTGA
- a CDS encoding GlxA family transcriptional regulator, producing the protein MPSSRLRRVAVLVLEGAKPLDVGIPAQVFTTRASMPYEVRVCGAAPGLVTGGDGLSYHVAHGLDALTWADVVFLPGYRSPDLDDPPRPVLDALTAAHHRGARLAAISTGAFALAATGLLDGRRATTHWHYTRALAAKHPRVRVDENVLFVDEGSVLTSAGAASGIDLCLHILRGDLGVAASNHAARRLVAAPYRSGGQAQYVPRSVPEPLGERFAATREWALRRLGEPLTLEALARHAAVSARTFSRRFAEDTGYTPMQWVMRARVDMARELLERSERSVEQIAADVGLGTGANLRLHFQRILGTTPSEYRRTFTRAE; encoded by the coding sequence GTGCCGTCCTCCCGCCTGCGCCGTGTCGCCGTTCTCGTGCTGGAGGGCGCCAAGCCGCTCGATGTCGGCATTCCGGCGCAGGTGTTCACCACGCGCGCCAGCATGCCGTACGAGGTACGGGTGTGCGGCGCGGCACCCGGCCTCGTGACCGGCGGCGACGGCCTGTCGTACCACGTGGCCCACGGTCTCGACGCCTTGACGTGGGCCGACGTGGTCTTCCTGCCCGGGTACCGCTCCCCCGACCTCGACGACCCGCCGCGGCCCGTCCTGGACGCGCTGACGGCGGCCCACCACCGGGGCGCGCGGCTCGCCGCCATCTCCACCGGCGCGTTCGCGCTCGCCGCGACGGGCCTGCTCGACGGGCGGCGGGCCACGACGCACTGGCACTACACACGGGCGCTCGCGGCGAAGCACCCCCGTGTGCGGGTCGACGAGAACGTGCTCTTCGTGGACGAGGGCAGCGTGCTGACGTCGGCGGGCGCCGCCTCCGGCATCGACCTGTGCCTGCACATCCTGCGCGGCGACCTCGGGGTGGCCGCGTCGAACCACGCGGCCCGGCGTCTCGTCGCGGCCCCCTACCGCAGCGGCGGGCAGGCGCAGTACGTACCCCGCAGCGTGCCCGAGCCGCTGGGCGAGCGCTTCGCCGCCACCCGCGAGTGGGCACTGCGCCGGCTCGGCGAACCGCTCACCCTGGAGGCCCTCGCCCGGCACGCGGCGGTGTCGGCGCGCACCTTCTCGCGCCGGTTCGCCGAGGACACGGGGTACACGCCGATGCAGTGGGTCATGCGCGCCCGCGTCGACATGGCCCGTGAGCTGCTCGAGCGCTCCGAGCGCAGCGTCGAGCAGATCGCCGCCGACGTGGGTCTGGGCACCGGCGCGAATCTGCGGCTGCACTTCCAGCGCATCCTCGGCACCACACCGAGCGAGTACCGGCGCACCTTCACCCGAGCGGAGTAA